A genomic window from Gossypium hirsutum isolate 1008001.06 chromosome D12, Gossypium_hirsutum_v2.1, whole genome shotgun sequence includes:
- the LOC107945108 gene encoding pathogenesis-related thaumatin-like protein 3.5 → MALPHSSSTFLFFCFCIILASGVTKPANAKNFTLVNQCKETIWPAIITDGGNFHGEGFTLESGQTAFYNAPNGWSGRIWGRTGCSFDKNGNGTCQTGSCGTSINCTSAGSLPVSIAEFTLGDDIDYYDVSLVDGFNLPIVVKPGGGKGNCSIAGCDGDLRQNCSSDLEVKNNGKVVGCRSACNAFNTDEYCCRGAYKDPVSCLPTNFSKSFKQVCPAASSYAYDDRVSIITCSASDYLVAFCASRNNTICTYQDQKFVCNSTSKGFKAISQSWRSWMLALPLASLLQFFL, encoded by the exons ATGGCATTGCCTCACAGTTCTTCTACTTTTCTATTTTTCTGCTTCTGCATTATCCTTGCATCAG GTGTAACAAAGCCTGCAAATGCAAAAAATTTTACACTAGTGAATCAGTGCAAAGAAACAATATGGCCTGCAATAATCACCGATGGAGGCAACTTCCATGGTGAAGGCTTTACCTTGGAATCAGGTCAGACTGCCTTCTATAATGCCCCGAACGGGTGGAGTGGCCGCATATGGGGTCGGACCGGTTGCAGTTTCGATAAAAATGGCAATGGCACGTGCCAAACAGGAAGTTGTGGCACTTCAATAAATTGTACAAGTGCTGGCAGCCTGCCTGTTTCCATAGCCGAATTCACCCTAGGTGATGATATCGATTACTATGATGTTAGCCTTGTAGATGGTTTTAACTTACCTATTGTGGTCAAGCCTGGTGGTGGTAAGGGAAATTGCAGCATTGCTGGCTGTGATGGAGACTTGAGGCAAAACTGCTCATCAGATCTTGAAGTTAAGAACAATGGGAAAGTAGTCGGTTGCCGCAGTGCTTGCAATGCCTTCAACACCGATGAGTACTGTTGCCGTGGGGCGTATAAAGATCCTGTCTCATGTTTGCCTACAAATTTTTCCAAGAGTTTCAAACAAGTATGCCCTGCAGCATCAAGCTATGCCTATGATGACCGCGTTAGTATCATAACTTGCTCTGCATCAGATTATTTGGTAGCCTTTTGTGCATCAAG GAACAATACAATATGCACCTACCAAGATCAGAAGTTTGTTTGCAACAGTACATCAAAGGGCTTCAAAGCAATCTCTCAAAGTTGGAGGAGTTGGATGTTGGCATTACCATTGGCTTCCCTTTTACAATTTTTCCTTTAG
- the LOC107945107 gene encoding sterol 3-beta-glucosyltransferase UGT80B1 isoform X1 produces the protein MEGEKEKGRTKRIAVFMAFGTKGDVYPIAAIAAAFATDQNGYDVAFITHSAHQNLSSHLAKKNIIFVPISSPPVLSSNGTDDKTGSPGLEFSEQKNIIAKEQRKECCLAVERLFGDDPCLEGDFIGINFFALEGWSLAELFHVRCIILAPYVVPYSAPSFFEHYFRKELPLLYKYLQEAPADKVCWKDVIHWMWPLFSDNWESWRSEDLNLSPYPFTDPVTGLPTWHDRPPSPLLLYGFSKEIVECPDYWPSNIRVCGFWFLPIEWQFSCQECGQISTLLSTRHLNSDDMCPAHAELQYFLRTPLSRPPIFIGLSSIGSMGLMRNPRAFLQVVRTVLEVTCHRFILFTAGYEPLDAAVQEVAHEASSISKQRWSVQKGLSLFDSRLFCFSGMIPYNWLFPRCVTAIHHGGSGSTAAALYAGIPQIICPFVLDQFYWAEKMFWLGVAPEPLRRNHLVPENISETSIRAAANVLSQAIHDALSPRIKERALEIGKRISPEDGVSEAVKILREEIGPAL, from the exons ATGGAGGGAGAGAAGGAAAAGGGGAGGACGAAAAGAATCGCTGTTTTCATGGCTTTCGGCACCAAAGGCGACGTCTACCCTATTGCt GCCATTGCTGCAGCTTTCGCTACGGACCAGAATGGTTACGACGTCGCTTTTATCACTCATTCGGCACATCAG AATCTAAGTTCACATTTGGCAAAAAAGAACATAATTTTTGTTCCAATTTCTTCGCCACCTGTTCTTTCTAGTAACGGGACTGATGATAAGACAG GTTCACCGGGATTAGAATTTTCAGAGCAGAAAAACATTATtgcaaaagaacaaagaaaagaatGCTGTTTGGCAGTTGAAAGGCTATTCGGTGATGATCCATGCTTGGAGGGTGATTTTATTGGGATAAATTTCTTTGCTTTG GAAGGGTGGAGCCTTGCAGAACTTTTCCATGTCCGTTGTATTATTCTTGCTCCTTATGTTGTTCCTTATAG TGCACCTTCATTCTTTGAGCATTACTTCAGAAAAGAACTTCCTCTTTTGTACAAATATCTCCAGGAAGCTCCCGCTGATAAG GTTTGCTGGAAAGATGTAATTCATTGGATGTGGCCACTTTTTAGTGATAATTGGGAATCTTGGAGAAGTGAGGATTTGAATCTGAGTCCTTATCCTTTTACA GACCCGGTAACAGGTCTTCCTACTTGGCACGATAGGCCACCATCTCCCCTACTATT GTATGGGTTTAGCAAAGAAATTGTTGAGTGCCCTG ATTATTGGCCATCAAATATTCGGGTTTGTGGCTTCTGGTTCCTCCCTATTGAGTGGCAGTTTTCCTGTCAGGAATGTGGACAAATTTCAACACTGCTTTCCACACGGCATCTAAACTCGGATGACATGTGTCCAGCTCATGCTGAGTTACAGTATTTTCTAAGGACTCCTTTGTCTAGGCCACCTATTTTCATAGGGCTAAGTTCTATTGGAAG TATGGGGCTTATGAGGAATCCTCGAGCCTTTCTACAGGTTGTCCGAACTGTTCTAGAGGTTACATGTCACAGATTTATCCTTTTTACAGCTGGCTATGAACCATTAGATGCAGCAGTCCAGGAAGTTGCCCATGAAGCATCTTCTATTTCGAAGCAAAGATGGTCGGTTCAAAAGGGGTTATCTCTTTTTGATAGTCGGCTGTTTTGCTTTTCAGG TATGATACCATATAATTGGCTGTTCCCGAGATGTGTAACTGCAATTCATCATGGAGGGAG TGGATCCACTGCTGCAGCTCTATATGCTGGTATCCCTCAG ATTATATGTCCGTTTGTGCTGGATCAATTCTATTGGGCAGAGAAAATGTTTTGGCTTGGAGTTGCTCCAGAACCATTGAGAAGAAACCACCTTGTTCCAGAAAATATTAGTGAAACAAGTATCAGGGCCGCAGCAAATGTTCTATCACAAGCAATACATGATGCATTATCTCCTAGAATCAAAGAACGTGCATTAGAAATTGGTAAAAGGATTTCTCCTGAG GATGGAGTTTCAGAAGCTGTGAAGATCCTAAGGGAAGAGATTGGCCCTGCACTTTAA
- the LOC107945109 gene encoding putative elongation of fatty acids protein DDB_G0272012, translating to MEIPFFPTLFSTVRSLVVRQPFFPTLEDWLVNHPKILGFSWNNGQTPASSQRFLALTVLCYISFTFILSQVSRPSLARPILKSISALHNLFLVTLSFIMALGCLVSIFSQVPNFRTLVCFPKRTSPSGPLFFWGYIFYLSKIVEFMDTLLIILGNSMKRLSFLHVYHHSMVVIMSYVCVNSAQSSFSMVLVTNCTVHVVMYGYYLMCTLGVRPKWKKMVTDFQLVQFWSSFLIMAMLAFYHFTGSGCSGILSWCFNAAFIVSLLFLFSDFHAKNYSPKVKNA from the coding sequence ATGGAAATACCATTTTTCCCTACCCTTTTCTCAACTGTTAGAAGCTTGGTTGTCAGACAACCCTTTTTCCCAACCTTGGAAGATTGGCTAGTGAATCATCCCAAAATCCTGGGGTTTTCATGGAACAATGGCCAAACTCCAGCCTCCTCCCAACGTTTTCTCGCCCTTACTGTTTTGTGTTACATTTCCTTCACATTCATTCTTTCCCAGGTATCTCGGCCTTCCCTTGCACGTCCAATCCTCAAATCAATCTCAGCCCTTCACAACCTCTTCCTCGTCACACTTTCTTTCATCATGGCCCTTGGTTGCCTCGTCTCAATCTTTTCCCAAGTGCCTAACTTCAGGACCCTCGTTTGTTTCCCTAAGCGCACGTCACCATCGGGACCTCTCTTTTTCTGGGGCTACATATTTTACCTCTCCAAGATCGTTGAATTCATGGATACCCTTTTGATCATCCTCGGTAACTCCATGAAAAGGTTGTCGTTTCTTCACGTCTACCATCACTCGATGGTGGTCATCATGTCTTACGTGTGCGTCAACAGCGCCCAATCTTCTTTCTCGATGGTGCTGGTCACCAACTGCACCGTCCATGTTGTGATGTACGGTTATTACTTGATGTGCACCCTTGGGGTTCGCCCAAAGTGGAAGAAAATGGTCACAGATTTCCAGCTGGTGCAGTTCTGGTCTAGCTTTTTGATAATGGCGATGCTTGCCTTCTACCATTTCACTGGTTCAGGCTGCTCAGGGATTTTGAGTTGGTGCTTCAATGCAGCCTTCATCGTTTCTCTTTTGTTCTTATTCTCAGATTTTCATGCTAAAAATTACTCCCCCAAGGTCAAGAATGCCTAA
- the LOC107945107 gene encoding sterol 3-beta-glucosyltransferase isoform X2, translating to MEGEKEKGRTKRIAVFMAFGTKGDVYPIAAIAAAFATDQNGYDVAFITHSAHQNLSSHLAKKNIIFVPISSPPVLSSNGTDDKTGSPGLEFSEQKNIIAKEQRKECCLAVERLFGDDPCLEGDFIGINFFALEGWSLAELFHVRCIILAPYVVPYSAPSFFEHYFRKELPLLYKYLQEAPADKVCWKDVIHWMWPLFSDNWESWRSEDLNLSPYPFTDPVTGLPTWHDRPPSPLLLYGFSKEIVECPDYWPSNIRVCGFWFLPIEWQFSCQECGQISTLLSTRHLNSDDMCPAHAELQYFLRTPLSRPPIFIGLSSIGSMGLMRNPRAFLQVVRTVLEVTCHRFILFTAGYEPLDAAVQEVAHEASSISKQRWSVQKGLSLFDSRLFCFSGMIPYNWLFPRCVTAIHHGGSGSTAAALYAGIPQVNCMLNPFNYTHCFISPLLFEQIFFFSIW from the exons ATGGAGGGAGAGAAGGAAAAGGGGAGGACGAAAAGAATCGCTGTTTTCATGGCTTTCGGCACCAAAGGCGACGTCTACCCTATTGCt GCCATTGCTGCAGCTTTCGCTACGGACCAGAATGGTTACGACGTCGCTTTTATCACTCATTCGGCACATCAG AATCTAAGTTCACATTTGGCAAAAAAGAACATAATTTTTGTTCCAATTTCTTCGCCACCTGTTCTTTCTAGTAACGGGACTGATGATAAGACAG GTTCACCGGGATTAGAATTTTCAGAGCAGAAAAACATTATtgcaaaagaacaaagaaaagaatGCTGTTTGGCAGTTGAAAGGCTATTCGGTGATGATCCATGCTTGGAGGGTGATTTTATTGGGATAAATTTCTTTGCTTTG GAAGGGTGGAGCCTTGCAGAACTTTTCCATGTCCGTTGTATTATTCTTGCTCCTTATGTTGTTCCTTATAG TGCACCTTCATTCTTTGAGCATTACTTCAGAAAAGAACTTCCTCTTTTGTACAAATATCTCCAGGAAGCTCCCGCTGATAAG GTTTGCTGGAAAGATGTAATTCATTGGATGTGGCCACTTTTTAGTGATAATTGGGAATCTTGGAGAAGTGAGGATTTGAATCTGAGTCCTTATCCTTTTACA GACCCGGTAACAGGTCTTCCTACTTGGCACGATAGGCCACCATCTCCCCTACTATT GTATGGGTTTAGCAAAGAAATTGTTGAGTGCCCTG ATTATTGGCCATCAAATATTCGGGTTTGTGGCTTCTGGTTCCTCCCTATTGAGTGGCAGTTTTCCTGTCAGGAATGTGGACAAATTTCAACACTGCTTTCCACACGGCATCTAAACTCGGATGACATGTGTCCAGCTCATGCTGAGTTACAGTATTTTCTAAGGACTCCTTTGTCTAGGCCACCTATTTTCATAGGGCTAAGTTCTATTGGAAG TATGGGGCTTATGAGGAATCCTCGAGCCTTTCTACAGGTTGTCCGAACTGTTCTAGAGGTTACATGTCACAGATTTATCCTTTTTACAGCTGGCTATGAACCATTAGATGCAGCAGTCCAGGAAGTTGCCCATGAAGCATCTTCTATTTCGAAGCAAAGATGGTCGGTTCAAAAGGGGTTATCTCTTTTTGATAGTCGGCTGTTTTGCTTTTCAGG TATGATACCATATAATTGGCTGTTCCCGAGATGTGTAACTGCAATTCATCATGGAGGGAG TGGATCCACTGCTGCAGCTCTATATGCTGGTATCCCTCAGGTCAATTGCATGTTAAACCCTTTCAACTATACTCATTGTTTCATATCCCCATTATTGTTTGagcagatttttttttttagcatttggTAG
- the LOC107945106 gene encoding pentatricopeptide repeat-containing protein At1g05600 encodes MSIRWPRFLTPTHLSQIISTQKNPLTALQIFNQAQQKYPNYRHNGPVYATMINILGNSGRILEMKQVIDQMKGDSCECKDSVFVGAIRTFASAGMVNEAVSLFNSIPQFNCVNFTESFNTILGIVLKESNFKAAHKLFLDNCWRLEVKSRVKSLNLLMEGLCQFKKSDLALNIFQEMDFQGCYPDRESYRILMKGLCDDGRLDEAIHLLYSMFWRISQKGSGEDIVIYRILLDALCDNGKVEEALGILGKVLRKGLKAPNSRRQRLDLSKCRGGEDSEATKRLINEALIGGGVPSMGSYSAMAIDLYGEGRVDEGEKVLDEMRKRGFWPSLSMYEAKAEALSKKGRVSEVVKIIEEDMIEGICVPSVRLYNIVLKCVCNAGDSEVAVGYLKKMAKQVGCVADKETYSILVNGLCKDGKFVEASGVLEEMLIKSHWPGAETYNILIKGLCSMGRQYEAVIWLEEMVSQGMLPDISIWNSLVACVCCKMSDIDFWYEGGLTL; translated from the coding sequence ATGAGCATTAGATGGCCAAGATTTTTAACTCCAACACATCTCTCTCAAATTATATCAACTCAAAAGAACCCATTAACTGCGCTCCAAATCTTCAACCAAGCCCAACAAAAATACCCCAATTATCGTCACAATGGTCCCGTTTATGCCACCATGATCAACATTCTTGGGAACTCTGGTCGAATTTTAGAGATGAAGCAAGTAATTGATCAAATGAAAGGCGATTCTTGTGAGTGCAAAGACTCAGTGTTTGTCGGGGCTATCAGAACTTTTGCAAGTGCTGGAATGGTAAATGAGGCTGTCAGTCTCTTTAACAGCATTCCTCAATTCAATTGTGTCAATTTTACTGAATCTTTTAATACCATTTTGGGAATAGTGCTGAAGGAGTCTAATTTTAAAGCAGCACATAAGCTGTTTTTGGATAACTGTTGGAGGTTGGAAGTGAAATCTCGGGTGAAATCATTGAACTTATTAATGGAAGGGCTTTGTCAATTTAAAAAATCCGATCTTGCCTTGAATATTTTTCAAGAAATGGATTTTCAAGGTTGTTACCCTGATAGAGAAAGTTATCGGATTTTAATGAAGGGTTTATGTGATGATGGGAGGTTAGATGAAGCTATCCATTTGCTATATTCAATGTTTTGGAGGATTTCCCAAAAGGGTAGTGGTGAAGATATCGTGATTTATAGGATTTTATTGGATGCTTTATGTGATAATGGGAAGGTTGAAGAAGCTTTAGGAATTCTTGGCAAGGTTTTGAGAAAGGGTTTAAAGGCTCCTAACAGTCGTCGACAACGACTTGATTTAAGTAAATGTAGAGGTGGGGAAGATTCAGAAGCCACTAAACGCTTGATTAATGAAGCCTTGATAGGAGGTGGAGTTCCTAGTATGGGTAGCTACAGTGCTATGGCCATTGATTTATATGGTGAAGGTAGAGTGGATGAGGGTGAGAAAGTGCTTGATGAAATGCGTAAGAGAGGGTTTTGGCCATCATTGTCCATGTATGAAGCGAAGGCAGAAGCTTTGAGTAAGAAAGGGAGAGTTAGTGAAGTAGTGAAAATAATTGAAGAGGATATGATAGAGGGAATATGTGTTCCAAGTGTCAGGTTGTATAACATTGTACTGAAATGCGTTTGTAATGCAGGGGATTCAGAAGTAGCTGTTGGATATTTGAAGAAGATGGCCAAGCAGGTTGGTTGTGTAGCTGACAAAGAAACATACAGCATTTTGGTGAATGGGTTGTGCAAAGATGGTAAATTTGTTGAAGCAAGTGGGGTTTTGGAGGAGATGCTGATCAAATCTCATTGGCCTGGTGCTGAAACTTATAACATACTTATAAAGGGGCTTTGCTCAATGGGTAGGCAATATGAAGCTGTGATTTGGTTAGAAGAGATGGTTAGTCAGGGGATGCTGCCGGACATTTCAATATGGAACTCATTGGTTGCATGTGTGTGTTGTAAAATGAGTGACATAGATTTTTGGTATGAGGGCGGTTTAACCCTGTAA